From a region of the Ketobacter sp. MCCC 1A13808 genome:
- a CDS encoding 16S rRNA (uracil(1498)-N(3))-methyltransferase: MNLILLQPHELPSGHHGPVILDDQRARHITQVIRPSVGDRLRVGLVDGAMGLATVTQCIDPQRVELEVTLATLNTPPPAPLPVTLLLALPRPKVLRRVLQTCTAMGIKQIYLINSYRVDKSYWQTPLLSDESVHTQLLAGLEQARDTILPRVHLRSRFKPFVEDELPQLAENKLCLTAHPADTATPCPTAVRQQTLLAIGPEGGFITYEVDKLAQAGFEAITLGPRILKVETAIAALISRLF, translated from the coding sequence ATGAACCTAATCCTCCTGCAACCCCATGAACTGCCTTCCGGCCACCACGGACCTGTGATTCTGGATGATCAGCGCGCTCGGCACATCACGCAGGTAATCCGACCCTCGGTGGGCGACCGGCTGCGGGTCGGATTGGTGGATGGGGCAATGGGTTTGGCGACGGTAACGCAATGCATTGATCCGCAGCGGGTGGAACTTGAGGTGACACTGGCTACCCTGAACACGCCACCCCCGGCACCGCTGCCGGTAACCCTGTTGCTGGCACTGCCAAGACCGAAAGTGTTACGCCGGGTATTGCAGACCTGCACGGCGATGGGCATTAAACAAATCTACCTGATCAACAGCTATCGCGTGGATAAAAGCTATTGGCAAACCCCGTTACTGAGCGACGAATCGGTTCACACACAGTTGCTGGCAGGGCTCGAACAGGCCCGTGACACGATCTTGCCGCGAGTGCATTTGCGCTCGCGTTTTAAACCCTTTGTGGAAGATGAGTTGCCGCAACTGGCAGAAAACAAACTGTGTTTGACCGCACACCCGGCTGACACAGCAACGCCTTGCCCCACTGCCGTTCGCCAGCAAACGCTCCTGGCCATCGGTCCCGAAGGCGGGTTTATTACCTACGAAGTAGATAAGCTTGCGCAAGCAGGGTTTGAGGCAATTACTCTGGGCCCGCGCATTCTCAAAGTGGAAACGGCCATCGCGGCGCTGATATCAAGGCTGTTTTGA
- a CDS encoding AMP-binding protein translates to MDSQAHSYLSGPTTPPLLEETIGQCLNRIAKQYPQRDALVVRHQDIAWTYQEYLLEIDRLATGLLKLGVKPGDRIGIWSPNRVEWCLTQYATAKIGAIMVCINPAYRLHELEYALKQVECTVLISAEQFKSSDYLEMLDQLIPELKQATAGKLQAANLPHLTTVIRMGQGKTPGMFNFDKVCDEGGVAEYLRLRELNKALNPHDAINIQFTSGTTGSPKGATLTHHNILNNGNQVALGMNLCEQDRVCIPVPLYHCFGMVMGNLACLTQGAAAILPSEAFDPETVLETVEAERCTALHGVPTMFIAELETPNFDEFDLSSLRTGIMAGSPCPADVMRNVISRMHMREVTIMYGQTETSPVNHMTARNDPLDKRCETVGKIGPHQEVKIVDADGNTVATGEKGELCCRGYSVMKGYWGEEAQTGCAIDEEQWMHSGDLAIMDAEGYVQIVGRIKDMIIRGGENIYPREIEEFLYTHPAIQEAQVFGIADEKFGEAVCAWIKLKKCTRPTEEDILAFCKERIAHFKVPTLIRLVDEFPMTVTGKIQKFRMREHMQMSLKENINA, encoded by the coding sequence ATGGATTCTCAGGCTCATAGCTATCTCAGCGGACCGACTACACCACCGCTACTGGAAGAAACCATCGGGCAATGCCTTAATCGCATTGCCAAGCAATATCCACAAAGGGATGCCCTGGTCGTACGGCATCAGGATATTGCCTGGACCTACCAGGAATATTTGTTAGAAATTGATCGGCTGGCAACAGGCCTGTTAAAGCTGGGTGTAAAACCCGGTGATCGCATTGGCATCTGGTCACCCAACCGGGTGGAATGGTGTCTTACCCAATACGCCACCGCCAAAATCGGCGCTATCATGGTGTGCATCAATCCAGCCTACCGCTTGCATGAATTGGAATATGCGCTGAAGCAAGTGGAGTGCACAGTGTTGATCAGCGCGGAACAGTTCAAATCGAGCGACTACCTGGAAATGCTCGATCAATTAATACCGGAGCTGAAACAAGCGACCGCCGGTAAACTGCAGGCAGCGAATTTACCCCACCTCACGACGGTTATCCGCATGGGACAGGGTAAAACACCGGGTATGTTTAACTTTGACAAGGTTTGTGATGAAGGTGGTGTGGCAGAGTATTTGCGATTGCGTGAATTAAACAAAGCGCTTAACCCCCACGATGCAATCAATATACAGTTCACCAGCGGTACCACCGGCAGTCCTAAAGGAGCCACCCTCACCCATCACAACATCCTCAATAACGGTAATCAGGTTGCCCTGGGAATGAACCTGTGCGAACAGGATCGGGTGTGCATTCCCGTTCCGCTGTATCATTGCTTCGGTATGGTGATGGGTAATCTGGCCTGCCTGACACAGGGTGCCGCGGCCATCTTGCCGAGCGAAGCGTTTGATCCTGAAACCGTATTGGAAACCGTGGAAGCGGAGCGCTGTACCGCTCTGCACGGCGTGCCTACCATGTTTATTGCAGAGTTGGAGACGCCAAACTTTGATGAATTTGATCTTAGCTCTTTGCGCACCGGCATTATGGCTGGCAGCCCCTGTCCTGCTGATGTAATGCGCAACGTGATATCCCGAATGCACATGCGAGAGGTCACCATAATGTACGGGCAAACCGAAACCAGCCCGGTGAATCATATGACGGCACGCAATGATCCGCTTGATAAACGCTGCGAAACCGTAGGCAAAATCGGCCCGCACCAGGAAGTAAAAATCGTTGATGCCGACGGCAATACCGTTGCCACCGGAGAAAAGGGTGAACTGTGCTGCCGGGGTTATTCCGTGATGAAAGGCTACTGGGGCGAAGAAGCACAAACCGGCTGTGCGATTGATGAAGAGCAATGGATGCATTCCGGTGATCTGGCGATCATGGACGCGGAGGGTTACGTGCAGATCGTCGGGCGCATAAAGGACATGATCATCCGGGGTGGCGAGAATATTTATCCTCGGGAAATTGAAGAGTTTCTTTATACTCATCCGGCGATTCAGGAGGCGCAGGTATTCGGTATCGCCGATGAAAAATTCGGCGAGGCAGTGTGTGCCTGGATCAAATTAAAGAAGTGTACCCGGCCTACCGAAGAAGACATCCTCGCGTTCTGTAAAGAGCGCATTGCTCACTTTAAGGTGCCGACGTTGATTCGTTTAGTAGACGAATTCCCGATGACGGTGACCGGGAAAATTCAAAAATTCAGAATGCGTGAACACATGCAGATGTCACTTAAGGAGAATATCAACGCCTGA
- a CDS encoding TetR/AcrR family transcriptional regulator C-terminal domain-containing protein produces the protein MSITKPGTFTQAGTRGKSKRGRTPSIDMDKIAHAVRKVSLDETDISMKDVADHLGVNVTTLYRHVGGIDGLRRIRASLSRNDLPPLPDATGHSWSSWLCVVAEYYRSALLQHPDLLDFVQAALDPDFINLEKEASILVEFGFEPRAALLAHSFLITTITGYVQQELQTIEDTRSGYAPYYSRLFQNLDAHPERLPTLSNVNLSQRDLDRDLNFKSIVTYAIAGIASQKGAPKSQQTVL, from the coding sequence ATGAGCATCACAAAGCCGGGCACCTTTACGCAAGCTGGCACACGGGGGAAATCGAAACGGGGCCGCACTCCCTCGATTGATATGGATAAAATCGCCCATGCCGTGCGGAAAGTGAGCTTGGACGAGACCGACATTTCCATGAAAGATGTTGCCGATCATCTTGGGGTGAATGTGACCACTCTGTATCGACATGTCGGCGGAATAGACGGTCTACGCCGTATTCGCGCGTCCTTGTCACGCAATGATCTGCCACCATTACCCGACGCCACAGGACATAGCTGGTCGAGCTGGCTTTGTGTTGTGGCCGAATACTACCGCAGCGCTCTGCTACAACACCCGGACCTACTCGATTTTGTGCAGGCCGCGCTGGATCCGGATTTTATCAACCTGGAAAAAGAAGCCAGCATACTGGTGGAATTTGGATTTGAGCCCCGTGCCGCCCTATTAGCACACAGCTTCCTGATCACCACCATCACCGGGTATGTGCAACAGGAACTGCAAACCATCGAAGACACCCGCTCCGGATACGCGCCCTATTACAGTCGCTTGTTCCAGAACCTGGATGCCCACCCGGAGCGTCTTCCCACCCTGAGCAACGTCAATCTAAGCCAGCGGGACCTGGATCGGGACCTGAATTTCAAATCCATCGTTACCTATGCGATTGCCGGCATCGCAAGCCAAAAAGGGGCACCTAAAAGCCAACAAACGGTATTGTGA
- a CDS encoding TetR/AcrR family transcriptional regulator has product MPEAVTARKTALSRDRIINAAYKLAKKDPMNALSMRKIATVLKVTPMAIYKYFADKNELTAAVIDKQLTDSHLVPEEIDRNDWRLWLKTSFSRMWDAYDSAPNMIPYMTHATSFGPAVLQWQNETLGVLINAGLTPKQSLTAYAAMSELATGSNILVPVRERGVEKVFPTIWIALKNGTVPLPDEISKAHNSVEDYPWLLMCGQAMIEDMKDSRRAFINGLDLILDSVNCQILANQKAD; this is encoded by the coding sequence ATGCCAGAAGCCGTGACCGCTCGAAAAACTGCATTATCCCGCGATCGAATTATTAACGCCGCCTACAAGCTGGCCAAGAAAGATCCCATGAACGCGCTCAGCATGCGGAAAATTGCCACAGTGCTGAAAGTCACTCCGATGGCGATCTATAAGTATTTTGCCGATAAAAATGAACTCACCGCTGCGGTGATTGATAAACAATTGACAGACAGTCATCTGGTGCCGGAAGAGATCGATCGCAACGATTGGCGCTTATGGCTTAAAACGTCTTTTTCCCGGATGTGGGATGCCTATGACAGCGCGCCCAATATGATTCCCTACATGACTCATGCCACCAGCTTCGGCCCTGCCGTATTGCAATGGCAGAACGAAACGTTGGGCGTCTTGATCAATGCCGGACTTACGCCGAAACAATCCTTAACGGCCTATGCAGCCATGTCAGAACTGGCAACCGGCAGCAATATTCTGGTTCCGGTGCGTGAACGGGGGGTGGAAAAAGTCTTTCCCACAATCTGGATCGCGCTGAAAAACGGCACCGTGCCACTCCCGGATGAAATCAGCAAAGCCCATAACAGCGTAGAAGATTACCCGTGGTTGTTAATGTGCGGCCAGGCCATGATAGAGGACATGAAAGACAGTCGCCGTGCCTTCATCAACGGGCTTGACCTGATTCTGGACAGCGTTAACTGTCAGATCCTGGCGAACCAAAAGGCGGACTGA
- a CDS encoding antibiotic biosynthesis monooxygenase family protein: MYIAMNRFRITKGREQDFINVWKNRDSHLETVPGFKKFNLLQGATGEEETLFASHSEWESEEAFRNWTKSDAFRLAHANAGDTKGIYLGHPEFEGFASVL; this comes from the coding sequence ATGTATATCGCTATGAACCGCTTCCGTATAACCAAAGGCCGTGAGCAGGATTTTATCAACGTGTGGAAAAACCGCGACTCCCACCTGGAGACGGTTCCGGGGTTCAAAAAATTCAATTTGCTGCAAGGCGCTACCGGTGAAGAGGAAACCCTGTTTGCTTCCCATTCGGAATGGGAATCCGAAGAAGCGTTCCGCAACTGGACCAAATCAGACGCTTTTCGTCTTGCTCATGCTAATGCCGGCGATACGAAGGGGATCTATTTGGGACACCCGGAATTTGAGGGCTTCGCGTCAGTGTTGTAG
- the pbpG gene encoding D-alanyl-D-alanine endopeptidase: MVYKSLIVLILATLSFFAPTAFSADANVKRNDLNLAAVKASVVELKSGKPLFAKHDDWIAPIASLTKLMTALVVLESGQSLEEWVEIPKPDRETSKNAYSRMRITSQLKRKDLLRIALMSSENLAAYTLAQSYPGGVTAFVIQMNVKAHELGMLDSTFVDASGLSVGNVSTAADMIKLTKAVAAKKIIGEYSTTPVFTARFRKPRYVLGYGNTNSLVHSSRWQVELSKTGYITEAGRCLVMVSKIEGKEVAMVFLDSFGKRTPLGDAGRVKRWIATGSGGKISGLALQYEQDKSKHYPGLKNEKMQAQIK; the protein is encoded by the coding sequence GTGGTCTATAAATCGCTCATTGTTCTTATTCTGGCTACTCTCTCCTTCTTCGCCCCTACAGCCTTTTCTGCCGACGCAAATGTCAAGCGCAACGACCTGAATCTGGCTGCGGTAAAAGCCTCGGTGGTAGAACTGAAGAGTGGCAAACCGCTGTTTGCTAAGCACGACGACTGGATAGCGCCTATTGCATCCCTAACCAAACTAATGACCGCTCTGGTGGTATTGGAAAGCGGGCAAAGCCTGGAAGAATGGGTTGAGATCCCCAAACCGGATCGCGAGACCAGCAAGAACGCTTACTCCCGTATGCGCATCACATCGCAATTGAAGCGCAAGGACTTACTCAGAATCGCATTAATGTCTTCGGAGAATCTGGCAGCATACACGCTAGCACAAAGCTACCCCGGTGGCGTCACGGCTTTTGTTATCCAGATGAATGTGAAAGCTCATGAGCTGGGCATGCTGGACAGCACCTTTGTGGATGCCAGCGGTTTGTCGGTAGGGAACGTTTCAACAGCGGCGGATATGATCAAACTGACTAAAGCTGTGGCAGCAAAGAAAATCATTGGTGAATACTCGACGACTCCCGTTTTTACCGCCCGGTTTCGTAAGCCCCGGTATGTGCTTGGTTACGGCAACACCAATAGCCTCGTTCACAGCAGCCGCTGGCAGGTTGAACTGAGCAAAACCGGATACATCACCGAAGCCGGACGTTGCCTTGTGATGGTAAGCAAAATCGAAGGGAAAGAAGTGGCCATGGTGTTTCTGGACTCCTTTGGCAAACGCACCCCGCTAGGGGATGCTGGCAGGGTCAAACGCTGGATTGCCACCGGTAGCGGAGGAAAAATTTCCGGGCTTGCGCTTCAGTATGAGCAAGATAAATCGAAGCACTATCCAGGGCTTAAAAACGAGAAAATGCAGGCGCAAATTAAGTGA
- the rluF gene encoding 23S rRNA pseudouridine(2604) synthase RluF, whose translation MAKSVTSGDGIRLNKFISDSGYCSRREADAHIGEGAVTVNGSVAGLGTRVMPGDTVKVGWQKIKNVPDNKSDRVYIAYNKPVGITCTTDQNVAGNIIDAVRHKERVFPVGRLDNPSEGLIFLTSDGDIVNKILRVGNAHEKEYVVTVNKPISGQFVEKMSSGIPILGTRTKPCKVVMQSALSFKIILTQGLNRQIRRMCEYLGYEVVKLKRVRIMSVKLGTLKSGQWRNLTDKEMAGIREAIATSDNSAAASPGKKVRAGGSKARVKKPSKGNTPGKSLSAKSTTGKSDSTKAAKGKSRSGKTSGKFVTRNSGAGKSTSPRKSGRGKPGSRK comes from the coding sequence GTGGCGAAATCAGTGACCTCTGGCGACGGCATCCGCCTGAACAAATTCATCAGCGATTCAGGCTATTGCTCCCGTCGCGAAGCGGACGCACATATTGGAGAAGGTGCGGTAACGGTAAACGGTAGCGTTGCTGGACTAGGCACACGAGTGATGCCCGGTGACACCGTAAAAGTGGGTTGGCAAAAAATCAAAAATGTCCCGGATAACAAGTCGGACCGGGTTTATATTGCCTACAATAAACCCGTCGGTATTACCTGCACAACAGACCAAAACGTGGCAGGCAACATTATTGATGCAGTTCGCCATAAGGAACGTGTTTTCCCAGTCGGACGCCTGGACAACCCCTCCGAAGGTTTGATTTTTTTAACCAGCGATGGCGATATCGTTAATAAGATTCTGCGCGTTGGTAATGCTCACGAAAAAGAATACGTAGTAACGGTGAATAAGCCGATATCAGGTCAATTTGTTGAAAAAATGTCAAGCGGGATACCAATCCTGGGGACACGAACCAAACCGTGTAAAGTCGTAATGCAAAGCGCGCTGAGTTTCAAAATCATTCTAACGCAAGGCTTAAACCGGCAGATCCGCAGAATGTGTGAATATTTGGGCTATGAGGTGGTTAAGTTAAAGCGCGTGCGGATTATGTCGGTAAAGTTGGGCACGTTGAAATCGGGTCAGTGGCGTAATCTGACTGATAAGGAAATGGCGGGTATCCGGGAGGCGATTGCGACATCGGATAATAGTGCAGCGGCATCTCCGGGGAAGAAGGTGAGAGCGGGAGGCAGCAAAGCGCGAGTGAAAAAACCTTCTAAGGGCAATACCCCAGGCAAATCTCTGTCAGCAAAATCAACGACTGGTAAATCCGATTCGACTAAAGCCGCCAAGGGAAAGAGCCGATCGGGCAAAACAAGCGGTAAATTTGTTACCAGAAATTCCGGGGCGGGAAAATCAACCAGTCCACGCAAGTCGGGCCGAGGAAAGCCTGGTAGCCGCAAGTAG
- a CDS encoding SAM-dependent methyltransferase, which produces MDVISNRQLLVRVRKYVRMVPFTWSAYLAYWQLRVGVERRRRYFLSQELVDFGAFPQPTLEEPVSQLCTANQLLSPVFRNWCRDMHSPARFSRKQWEFAYILQALKLTGVLRPGMSGVGFGCGREPLAGLIAQHGCRVLATDLEQQQAAEQGWVDTMQHVSSLEGLYTAAEKFISRENFDDRVQFRSVNMNEIPDDLEGKFDFTWSACALEHLGSLKHGLDFIKHSVECLKPGGVAVHTTEFNLSSNDDTCEHPSCSIYRACDIRQLIGELEASGFIVAPLNLNTGESQVDNHIDAPPYSMSPHLKLLISGYAVTSIGIIVKRPA; this is translated from the coding sequence ATGGATGTGATATCCAATCGTCAGTTATTGGTAAGAGTACGTAAGTATGTTCGTATGGTGCCGTTCACTTGGAGCGCCTATTTAGCTTATTGGCAGTTGCGGGTTGGGGTGGAGCGGCGTCGCCGTTATTTTTTAAGCCAGGAGCTTGTTGACTTCGGCGCATTTCCCCAGCCTACTCTTGAAGAGCCTGTGTCACAGTTGTGTACTGCGAACCAGTTGTTGTCACCCGTTTTTCGAAATTGGTGTCGGGACATGCACAGCCCGGCCAGATTTTCCCGTAAGCAATGGGAGTTTGCCTATATTCTTCAGGCCCTGAAACTAACAGGCGTGTTGCGGCCTGGTATGAGCGGGGTGGGATTTGGTTGCGGCCGGGAGCCACTAGCCGGGTTGATTGCGCAGCATGGATGTAGAGTTCTGGCTACTGATTTGGAACAGCAGCAGGCCGCTGAACAGGGCTGGGTAGATACCATGCAGCATGTGTCCAGTTTGGAAGGGCTTTATACAGCGGCTGAGAAATTTATTTCTAGAGAAAATTTTGATGACCGCGTTCAATTCCGGTCCGTCAATATGAATGAAATTCCCGACGATCTTGAAGGAAAATTTGATTTTACCTGGTCTGCTTGTGCGCTGGAGCATTTGGGTTCATTGAAGCATGGCTTGGATTTTATCAAGCATTCAGTGGAGTGTCTGAAGCCGGGTGGTGTGGCCGTTCATACGACTGAATTTAATCTGTCTTCAAATGATGATACCTGTGAACACCCGAGCTGTTCCATTTATCGAGCCTGCGACATACGGCAGCTGATTGGGGAGCTTGAAGCATCAGGATTTATAGTGGCCCCCTTGAATCTGAATACTGGAGAAAGTCAGGTTGATAATCATATTGATGCGCCGCCCTATAGTATGTCACCGCATCTGAAGCTGTTGATCAGCGGGTATGCGGTAACGTCTATCGGTATTATTGTTAAAAGACCAGCGTAA
- a CDS encoding polysaccharide biosynthesis protein has product MLKKLESMPRNYKRMLLLASDALAIPFAYWLSFNLRLDFKHVGLNEGEWLVVILTTAATMLVFVRTGLYRAVIRYIGIHAGLTVLKGALASAVFMTCLSFLFQVWLPRSVPFVYFVLVLLFVGGGRFFLRHWIFASQNNQRRRVAVYGAGSAGSRVMLSLLNSQEYRPVLFVDDDPERIGRVISGVAVVSRSWFLEQYQKMGIKDVLLAMPGVSRSRRREIIESLSHLPVRVHSIPDLGDLMSGRARLEEIRDVQIEDLLGRDEVAPNKSLMHANIRDKVVLVTGAGGSIGSELCRQILKQKPRNLVLLDQSEFSLYRIHRELEESKAVVPDECALIPILGSVLDQELLGSVLNNFRVQTIYHAAAYKHVPMVEHNLVAGLRNNLFGTANVARLASDAGVEACILVSTDKAVRPTSIMGASKRLAEMVFQVQHSLKNKAKSRTRFGIVRFGNVLGSSGSVIPLFQEQIAKGGPVTVTHADMVRYFMTIPEAAQLVIQAGAMAQGGEVFVLDMGEPVKIAAMARKMIALTGLSVKEGDNDGDIEIAYSGLRPGEKLYEELLIGENDMPTSHPRVMQAQEIMIEAAELDGLLAELQILFDSGDCEAIRDLLMRAPLGYAPQGKVEDLLWKSEMAAALAQEATVKPGRVVALDPRKERLS; this is encoded by the coding sequence ATGCTAAAGAAACTGGAATCGATGCCACGTAACTATAAACGCATGCTTTTGTTGGCTTCAGATGCTCTGGCAATACCCTTTGCATATTGGTTATCATTTAACCTGCGGCTAGATTTTAAGCACGTTGGGTTGAATGAAGGCGAATGGTTGGTGGTAATTCTTACAACTGCCGCGACTATGCTGGTTTTTGTTCGTACGGGCCTTTACCGTGCCGTCATTCGTTATATTGGTATACATGCAGGTTTGACTGTATTGAAAGGGGCCCTCGCATCTGCTGTATTTATGACCTGTTTGAGTTTCCTTTTTCAGGTGTGGTTGCCGAGGTCCGTTCCTTTTGTTTATTTTGTTTTGGTGTTGCTATTCGTGGGCGGGGGTAGATTCTTTCTGCGGCATTGGATATTCGCTTCCCAAAACAACCAGCGTCGCCGGGTGGCTGTTTATGGCGCCGGGTCTGCTGGATCCCGTGTAATGCTGTCTTTGCTCAACTCCCAAGAATATCGACCTGTGCTCTTTGTTGATGATGATCCGGAGCGCATCGGGCGTGTCATCAGTGGCGTGGCCGTGGTTAGCCGAAGCTGGTTTTTAGAGCAGTACCAGAAAATGGGTATAAAGGATGTTCTACTGGCTATGCCCGGAGTATCCAGGTCACGTCGTCGGGAGATTATCGAGTCACTATCGCATTTGCCGGTCCGTGTACACAGTATTCCCGATTTGGGGGATTTGATGTCGGGGCGAGCGCGTCTGGAAGAGATTCGCGACGTACAGATTGAGGATCTGTTGGGACGTGATGAGGTGGCACCTAACAAATCGCTGATGCATGCCAATATTCGCGATAAAGTGGTTCTTGTGACGGGAGCCGGAGGGTCGATCGGCTCGGAGCTTTGTCGTCAGATTTTAAAGCAAAAACCTCGCAATTTGGTACTTCTGGATCAGTCAGAATTCAGTTTGTACCGTATTCATCGTGAGCTGGAAGAGTCTAAAGCAGTTGTACCTGATGAATGTGCTTTGATTCCGATTTTGGGGTCTGTGCTGGACCAGGAGTTACTTGGCTCTGTGTTGAACAATTTCCGTGTCCAGACCATTTACCATGCGGCTGCGTATAAGCATGTTCCTATGGTAGAGCATAATCTGGTGGCAGGGCTACGCAATAACTTATTTGGCACTGCCAATGTCGCTCGGCTTGCAAGTGACGCTGGTGTAGAGGCGTGCATTCTGGTTTCCACTGACAAGGCGGTTCGTCCTACGAGCATAATGGGGGCCAGTAAGCGGCTAGCTGAAATGGTTTTTCAGGTTCAGCACTCCCTTAAGAATAAAGCGAAGAGCCGAACTCGCTTTGGCATTGTTCGCTTCGGCAATGTATTGGGGTCCTCAGGCTCGGTGATTCCGCTGTTTCAGGAGCAAATTGCGAAAGGTGGCCCGGTAACCGTGACGCATGCTGATATGGTTCGCTATTTCATGACAATTCCCGAAGCGGCTCAATTGGTGATTCAAGCCGGTGCTATGGCACAGGGTGGTGAAGTATTCGTACTGGACATGGGAGAGCCTGTTAAAATCGCTGCGATGGCTCGTAAGATGATCGCATTAACAGGGTTGTCGGTTAAAGAAGGTGATAACGATGGTGATATTGAGATCGCCTATAGTGGGCTGAGACCTGGCGAAAAGCTATATGAAGAGCTGCTAATAGGCGAGAACGACATGCCGACCAGTCATCCGAGGGTCATGCAGGCTCAGGAAATCATGATTGAAGCGGCTGAGTTAGACGGCCTTCTGGCTGAGTTACAGATACTATTTGATAGCGGTGACTGTGAAGCGATTCGTGATTTGTTGATGCGCGCCCCACTTGGCTATGCCCCGCAAGGTAAAGTTGAGGATTTGCTCTGGAAAAGTGAAATGGCAGCGGCTTTAGCGCAAGAGGCTACCGTTAAGCCGGGTCGGGTAGTGGCACTCGACCCTCGCAAGGAAAGGTTAAGTTAG
- a CDS encoding glycosyltransferase family 2 protein, whose product MSIVSHGHGGMVDSLIEKLLQYPEIDTVILTQNIPEPEPTISSNNPRVKLIQNKSRQGYGKNHNNAASEASSPFFCVLNPDVEFGSNPFSALLSSLRKTRSSLIAPMVVNHNGILEDSVRHFPGAVSLIKKFVGVDVGEYEFDSRSNVFSPDWVAGMFMLFDVEAFREVGGFDEAYFLYYEDVDICARIWKNGMKVAFDPGVSVIHTAHRSSRRDLRFMVWHASSMARYFAKHWGRLPRIS is encoded by the coding sequence GTGTCTATTGTTAGTCACGGTCATGGTGGCATGGTGGATAGCCTGATTGAAAAGCTATTACAGTATCCTGAAATTGATACCGTGATACTAACGCAGAATATTCCAGAGCCAGAGCCGACAATTTCGAGCAATAATCCCCGGGTTAAGCTGATACAAAACAAGTCACGTCAAGGTTACGGAAAAAATCATAATAACGCCGCTAGTGAAGCGAGCAGCCCTTTTTTTTGTGTGTTGAATCCAGACGTTGAATTTGGATCGAACCCTTTTTCAGCCCTGCTTAGTAGTTTGCGAAAGACACGCTCAAGTTTAATAGCCCCAATGGTCGTAAATCACAATGGGATTCTTGAAGATAGTGTTAGACATTTCCCCGGGGCTGTTAGCTTAATAAAAAAGTTTGTTGGGGTGGATGTTGGAGAATATGAGTTTGACTCCCGTTCAAATGTCTTTAGTCCCGATTGGGTCGCCGGAATGTTTATGCTATTTGATGTTGAAGCCTTTCGTGAAGTCGGCGGATTTGATGAGGCCTATTTTTTGTATTATGAGGATGTTGATATTTGCGCACGCATTTGGAAAAACGGGATGAAAGTTGCTTTCGATCCCGGTGTTTCCGTTATACACACGGCTCATCGCAGTAGCCGGCGAGATCTGAGGTTTATGGTATGGCATGCATCCAGCATGGCCAGGTACTTTGCAAAGCACTGGGGGCGCTTGCCCCGGATTAGTTGA